Part of the Streptomyces sp. NBC_01353 genome, GATCACCGCCGCCGAACCGGGCCGGACGTTCCGCTGGATGATGCTCTCGCACGCGGGTGACGACCAGGAGAGCATCTGGGGCTTCGACATCGAGCCCGCGGAGGGCGGCGCCGTACTGGTGCACCACTTCCGTATGACCACGGCGACAGCGGGAATTCACAAGATCGCCGAGGACCTCGACGAGACGGAACGCGTGAAGTTCGTCGACGAATGGACTTCCAAGATCGCGCAGGACCTGGACTCCACGCTGAGTCGCATCAAGAACATCATCGAAACGGCCTGAATACCGTCCGAAGCCGATACGAAGTCCCGACGTCGTGATTTCTGACCCGGGTTGACGGACACCACGCAGACGAGGGATGTGTGTATGTTTCTGCAACGCATCGGAAACAAGGGCATTGGCCTGGGAACACTCTTCGAGAGGGCAGCCGCGAAGCACCCCGCGAGCCCGGTGATTCTCGATCACGATCTGGATATCGCACCGCAACTGGGCCGTCGCCTCACCCTGACGGAAGTGGCCGATCTGGTCGA contains:
- a CDS encoding SRPBCC family protein, coding for MTSIIENSPLFELRADIHVAASPSEIYTVVSDLPRSGEWSTECQGGEWVSGEPSAVGSVFRGENLRSEEVVAWAPLVRGVWHTECRITAAEPGRTFRWMMLSHAGDDQESIWGFDIEPAEGGAVLVHHFRMTTATAGIHKIAEDLDETERVKFVDEWTSKIAQDLDSTLSRIKNIIETA